In the genome of Streptomyces globosus, one region contains:
- a CDS encoding NUDIX hydrolase, producing MADYDPRAFAPFAVTVDLAVFTVRAGALHVLLIRRGQDPYAGAWALPGGFVLPRESAEQAARRELAEETGLPEPVVAALHLEQLRTYSEPDRDPRMRVVSVAFAALVPDMPEPAAEGGGDADRARWTAVGEAGPLAFDHAAILADARSRIGAKLEYTCLATAFCPPEFTLGELRAVYETVWGTALDRPNFRRKVLATPGFVEAVPGAARLTGGRGKPAALYRAGPATALHPPLLRPTPPEGTPKT from the coding sequence ATGGCGGACTACGACCCGCGCGCCTTCGCGCCGTTCGCGGTCACGGTTGACCTCGCCGTCTTCACCGTCCGCGCCGGCGCGCTCCACGTCCTGCTGATCCGGCGCGGCCAGGACCCGTACGCAGGCGCCTGGGCGCTGCCCGGCGGCTTCGTCCTGCCCCGCGAGTCCGCGGAGCAGGCGGCCCGCCGCGAACTCGCCGAGGAGACCGGGCTGCCCGAGCCGGTCGTCGCCGCGCTCCACCTGGAGCAGCTGCGCACGTACAGCGAACCGGACCGCGACCCCCGGATGCGGGTGGTGTCGGTGGCCTTCGCCGCGCTCGTCCCCGACATGCCCGAGCCGGCCGCGGAGGGCGGCGGCGACGCGGACCGCGCCCGGTGGACGGCGGTCGGGGAGGCCGGCCCGCTCGCCTTCGACCACGCGGCGATCCTCGCCGACGCCCGCTCCCGGATCGGCGCCAAGCTGGAGTACACCTGCCTGGCCACCGCCTTCTGCCCGCCCGAGTTCACCCTCGGCGAGCTCCGGGCCGTCTACGAGACGGTCTGGGGCACGGCCCTGGACCGGCCCAACTTCCGCCGCAAGGTGCTCGCCACCCCCGGCTTCGTCGAAGCGGTGCCCGGCGCCGCCCGGCTCACCGGAGGCCGCGGCAAACCGGCCGCGCTCTACCGGGCCGGCCCCGCCACCGCCCTGCACCCCCCGCTGCTCCGCCCCACGCCCCCGGAAGGAACCCCGAAGACATGA
- a CDS encoding pseudouridine synthase: MRSSGNGNGGNRNTGGGGSRRDGDGRGRGNPRGAGSARDERAGGAPQRPRRPRPEERRYDVGPDAERTRGTRGADARGGAKGSPKKPGRPQSGGRGGQGGGARRGEAGFGSPSRPREFDARIEERVRDRYADKPVIRTPKTFPGAEQEGERLQKVLARAGMGSRRACEELIEQARVEVNGEIVTEQGKRVLPKDEIKVDGLTVATQSYLFFALNKPVGVVSTMEDPDGRQCLGDYVTNRETRLFHVGRLDTETEGVILLTNHGELAHRLTHPKYGVKKTYVAAITGPLPRDIGKRLKDGIELEDGWARADHFRVIDQVGKNYLVEVTLHEGRKHIVRRMLAEAGFPVEKLVRTAFGPIELGDQKSGWLRRLTNTEVGMLMREVGL, encoded by the coding sequence ATGCGAAGCAGCGGCAACGGCAACGGCGGCAACCGGAACACGGGCGGCGGCGGCAGCCGCAGGGACGGAGACGGACGCGGGCGCGGCAACCCCCGCGGCGCCGGCAGCGCGCGCGACGAGCGGGCGGGCGGCGCGCCGCAGCGCCCGCGCCGCCCGCGCCCGGAGGAGCGCCGCTACGACGTCGGCCCCGACGCCGAGCGCACCCGCGGCACCCGCGGCGCGGACGCCCGCGGCGGCGCCAAGGGCAGCCCTAAGAAGCCCGGCCGGCCCCAGAGCGGCGGGCGCGGCGGCCAGGGCGGCGGCGCGCGGCGCGGCGAGGCGGGCTTCGGCAGCCCGTCGCGGCCGCGCGAGTTCGACGCCCGGATCGAGGAGCGCGTACGCGACCGGTACGCGGACAAGCCGGTCATCCGCACCCCGAAGACCTTCCCGGGCGCAGAGCAGGAGGGCGAGCGGCTGCAGAAGGTGCTCGCGAGGGCCGGCATGGGCTCGCGCCGGGCGTGCGAGGAGCTGATCGAGCAGGCGCGCGTCGAGGTCAACGGCGAGATCGTCACCGAGCAGGGCAAGCGCGTCCTGCCCAAGGACGAGATCAAGGTCGACGGCCTGACCGTGGCGACCCAGTCGTACCTGTTCTTCGCGCTGAACAAGCCGGTCGGCGTCGTCTCCACCATGGAGGACCCGGACGGCCGCCAGTGCCTGGGCGACTACGTCACCAACCGCGAGACCCGCCTCTTCCACGTCGGCCGGCTCGACACCGAGACCGAGGGCGTCATCCTGCTCACCAACCACGGCGAGCTGGCCCACCGCCTGACGCACCCCAAGTACGGGGTGAAGAAGACCTACGTCGCCGCCATCACCGGCCCGCTGCCCCGCGACATCGGCAAGCGGCTCAAGGACGGCATCGAGCTGGAGGACGGCTGGGCGCGCGCGGACCACTTCCGCGTGATCGACCAGGTCGGCAAGAACTACCTGGTGGAGGTCACCCTCCACGAGGGCCGCAAGCACATCGTCCGCCGGATGCTCGCCGAGGCCGGCTTCCCGGTCGAGAAGCTCGTCCGCACCGCCTTCGGGCCCATCGAGCTGGGCGACCAGAAGTCCGGCTGGCTGCGCCGCCTGACCAACACCGAGGTCGGCATGCTGATGCGCGAGGTCGGCCTGTAG
- the scpB gene encoding SMC-Scp complex subunit ScpB gives MVVDEPAAEAHLAKVLDRTPREIAAALRELADEYAVQQRGFELRLVAGGWRFYTRPRYAAAVERFVLDGRQARLTQAALETLAVVAYRQPVSRSRVSAVRGVNCDGVMRTLLQRGLVAEAGTEPETGAILYRTTNYFLERMGLRGLDELPELAPFLPEAEAIEAETQEGVPSFDPDAPDTEEDDKTTEL, from the coding sequence ATGGTCGTGGACGAGCCCGCCGCCGAGGCCCACCTCGCGAAGGTCCTCGACCGCACCCCGCGCGAGATCGCCGCCGCCCTGCGCGAGCTCGCCGACGAGTACGCCGTCCAGCAGCGCGGCTTCGAGCTGCGGCTCGTCGCCGGCGGCTGGCGCTTCTACACGCGCCCCCGCTACGCGGCCGCCGTCGAGCGCTTCGTCCTGGACGGCCGGCAGGCCCGCCTCACCCAGGCGGCCCTGGAGACCCTCGCCGTGGTCGCCTACCGCCAGCCGGTCAGCCGCTCCCGCGTCTCCGCGGTGCGCGGGGTGAACTGCGACGGGGTCATGCGCACGCTCCTCCAGCGCGGTCTGGTCGCCGAGGCGGGCACGGAACCCGAAACAGGTGCGATCCTGTACAGGACGACGAACTACTTTCTGGAGCGGATGGGCCTTCGCGGCCTGGACGAGCTCCCGGAGCTGGCGCCCTTCCTCCCCGAGGCGGAGGCGATCGAGGCCGAGACGCAGGAAGGCGTTCCGTCGTTCGATCCGGACGCACCGGACACCGAAGAAGACGACAAGACGACGGAACTTTGA
- a CDS encoding segregation and condensation protein A, producing MPGPEAGARAEGAEGGHGRFTLRLDNFEGPFDLLLQLISRHKLDVTEVALSRVTDEFMAHIRAMGPDGDLDQTTEFLVVAATLLDLKAARLLPAADVEDEADLALLEARDLLFARLLQYRAYKRIADIFAERAESEGLRHPRTVGLEDHHAALLPEVVLGIGAEGFARLAARAMQPRAQPQVYVDHIHAPLVSVREQAAVLVAVLRERGAATFDELTRDTDDTLTVVARFLALLELYREKAVALEQEEALRTLTVRWTGGGAGAMPAVTDEFDRIAEAAE from the coding sequence GTGCCGGGGCCGGAGGCCGGCGCCCGTGCCGAGGGGGCCGAAGGGGGCCACGGGCGGTTCACGTTGCGGCTCGACAACTTCGAGGGGCCCTTCGACCTGCTGCTGCAGCTCATCTCCCGGCACAAGCTCGACGTCACGGAGGTCGCGCTGTCCAGGGTCACCGACGAGTTCATGGCGCACATCCGGGCCATGGGGCCCGACGGGGACCTCGACCAGACCACCGAGTTCCTCGTCGTCGCCGCGACGCTCCTCGACCTCAAGGCCGCCCGCCTCCTGCCCGCCGCCGACGTGGAGGACGAGGCCGACCTCGCCCTTCTGGAGGCCCGCGACCTGCTCTTCGCGCGGCTGCTCCAGTACCGCGCCTACAAGCGCATCGCCGACATCTTCGCGGAGCGGGCCGAGTCCGAAGGCCTCCGCCACCCGCGCACGGTCGGCCTGGAGGACCACCACGCGGCGCTCCTGCCGGAGGTCGTCCTCGGCATCGGCGCCGAGGGGTTCGCCCGCCTCGCAGCCAGGGCCATGCAGCCCAGGGCGCAGCCGCAGGTCTACGTGGACCACATCCACGCCCCCCTGGTCAGCGTCCGGGAGCAGGCCGCCGTCCTCGTGGCCGTCCTCCGGGAACGGGGTGCGGCCACCTTCGACGAGCTCACCCGGGACACGGACGACACCCTCACGGTCGTCGCCCGGTTCCTGGCGCTGCTGGAGCTCTACCGCGAGAAGGCGGTCGCCCTGGAGCAGGAGGAGGCCCTGCGCACGCTGACCGTGCGCTGGACGGGCGGCGGGGCCGGCGCGATGCCCGCCGTGACCGACGAGTTCGACCGGATCGCCGAAGCCGCGGAATGA
- a CDS encoding ParA family protein, giving the protein MNESTFTPGGGRAGTPERGQGPAGLEAVGSVAVRTFANHQHMTTPQKSMDGLDVNSTAGDHSGDAPIGFADYDQVPEGHFYDPDAEYEPDPEYAATLAPDAARQRRERIGPTGRPLPYFPIPGPLTDHGPAKIIAMCNQKGGVGKTTSTINLGAALAEYGRRVLLVDFDPQGALSVGLGVNPMELDLTVYNLLMERGMSADEVLLKTAVPNMDLLPSNIDLSAAEVQLVSEVARESTLQRALKPLMNDYDYIVIDCQPSLGLLTVNALTAAHKVIVPLECEFFALRGVALLTETIEKVQERLNPELELDGILATMYDSRTVHSREVLARVVEAFDDHVYHTVIGRTVRFPETTVAGEPITTYASNSVGAAAYRQLAREVLARCHAE; this is encoded by the coding sequence GTGAATGAGTCGACATTTACTCCTGGGGGTGGTCGCGCAGGGACGCCCGAGCGGGGCCAGGGTCCGGCCGGGCTCGAAGCGGTCGGCTCCGTCGCAGTCCGCACGTTCGCAAACCACCAGCACATGACGACGCCCCAAAAGAGCATGGACGGCCTAGACGTGAACTCCACGGCCGGCGACCACAGCGGCGATGCGCCCATTGGTTTCGCCGACTACGACCAGGTGCCCGAGGGGCACTTCTACGACCCCGACGCGGAATACGAGCCCGACCCCGAGTACGCGGCCACCCTCGCGCCCGACGCTGCCCGCCAGCGCCGCGAGCGGATCGGCCCGACCGGACGTCCGCTGCCGTACTTCCCGATCCCGGGTCCGCTGACCGACCACGGTCCGGCGAAGATCATCGCGATGTGCAACCAGAAGGGCGGCGTCGGCAAGACCACGTCGACCATCAACCTGGGCGCCGCACTCGCCGAGTACGGGCGGCGGGTCCTCCTCGTCGACTTCGACCCGCAGGGCGCGCTGTCCGTGGGCCTCGGCGTGAACCCGATGGAACTCGACCTGACGGTCTACAACCTGCTCATGGAGCGGGGCATGTCGGCCGACGAGGTGCTGCTGAAGACGGCGGTCCCCAACATGGACCTCCTGCCGAGCAACATCGACCTCTCCGCCGCCGAGGTGCAGCTGGTCAGCGAGGTCGCGCGCGAGTCGACGCTCCAGCGGGCGCTGAAGCCGCTGATGAACGACTACGACTACATCGTCATCGACTGCCAGCCCTCGCTCGGCCTGCTGACCGTCAACGCCCTGACGGCGGCCCACAAGGTCATCGTCCCGCTGGAGTGCGAGTTCTTCGCACTGCGCGGCGTGGCCCTGCTGACCGAGACCATCGAGAAGGTGCAGGAGCGGCTCAACCCGGAGCTGGAGCTCGACGGCATCCTCGCCACGATGTACGACTCCCGCACGGTGCACAGCCGCGAGGTGCTGGCGCGCGTCGTCGAGGCGTTCGACGACCACGTCTACCACACGGTCATCGGCCGCACCGTGCGCTTCCCGGAGACCACGGTCGCCGGCGAGCCGATCACCACGTACGCCTCGAACTCCGTCGGTGCCGCCGCCTACCGCCAACTGGCCAGGGAGGTGCTCGCCCGGTGTCACGCCGAGTGA
- the ald gene encoding alanine dehydrogenase has protein sequence MKVGIPREVKNNEFRVAITPAGVHELVRNGHQVFIEQNAGVGSSISDAEYVAAGAEILPTADEVWATADLLLKVKEPIAEEYHRLRKDQTLFTYLHLAASRECTDALLESGTTAIAYETVELANRALPLLAPMSEVAGRLAPQVGAYHLMRSAGGRGVLPGGVPGTHAGECVVIGGGVSGWNAVQIAIGMGFHVTLLDRDINKLREADKIFGTKVKTIVSNAYELEKAVIEADLVIGAVLIPGAKAPKLVTNELVAKMKPGSVLVDIAIDQGGCFEDSRPTTHAEPTFQVHNSVFYCVANMPGAVPNTSTYALTNATLPYIVQLANLGWVEALRRDPALALGLNTHEGKVVYGPVAEAHGLESVEIGTLLG, from the coding sequence ATGAAGGTCGGCATCCCCCGCGAGGTCAAGAACAACGAGTTCCGGGTCGCCATCACGCCTGCCGGCGTGCATGAGCTGGTCCGCAATGGCCACCAGGTCTTCATCGAGCAGAACGCCGGTGTCGGCTCCTCGATCTCGGACGCCGAGTACGTCGCCGCGGGCGCGGAGATCCTCCCCACCGCCGACGAGGTCTGGGCGACCGCCGACCTGCTGCTGAAGGTCAAGGAGCCCATCGCGGAGGAGTACCACCGCCTCCGCAAGGACCAGACGCTCTTCACCTACCTGCACCTGGCGGCCTCCCGCGAGTGCACGGACGCCCTGCTGGAGTCCGGCACCACCGCCATCGCGTACGAGACGGTCGAGCTCGCCAACCGCGCGCTGCCCCTCCTCGCCCCGATGTCCGAGGTCGCGGGCCGCCTCGCCCCGCAGGTCGGCGCCTACCACCTGATGCGCTCGGCCGGCGGCCGCGGCGTGCTCCCGGGCGGCGTCCCCGGCACCCACGCCGGCGAGTGCGTCGTCATCGGCGGCGGCGTCTCCGGCTGGAACGCGGTCCAGATCGCCATCGGCATGGGCTTCCACGTGACCCTGCTCGACCGGGACATCAACAAGCTCCGCGAGGCCGACAAGATCTTCGGCACCAAGGTCAAGACGATCGTCTCCAACGCCTACGAGCTGGAGAAGGCCGTCATCGAGGCCGACCTCGTGATCGGCGCCGTGCTGATCCCGGGTGCGAAGGCCCCCAAGCTGGTCACCAACGAGCTCGTCGCCAAGATGAAGCCCGGAAGTGTACTTGTCGACATTGCGATCGACCAGGGCGGCTGCTTCGAGGACTCCCGTCCGACCACGCACGCCGAGCCGACCTTCCAGGTCCACAACTCGGTCTTCTACTGCGTCGCCAACATGCCGGGCGCCGTCCCGAACACCTCCACCTACGCCCTCACCAACGCCACGCTGCCCTACATCGTGCAGCTCGCGAACCTCGGCTGGGTCGAGGCGCTGCGCCGCGACCCGGCGCTCGCCCTGGGCCTCAACACCCATGAGGGCAAGGTCGTTTACGGCCCGGTCGCCGAGGCCCACGGCCTCGAGTCCGTGGAGATCGGCACGCTGCTCGGCTGA
- a CDS encoding tetratricopeptide repeat protein produces MCPPRPPRVVALRELRSHPEGRERSGSVADFVGRRRELKELREDIARTGLDTLSGRKAKSPRARLLLIAGRPGSGRTALAEALVRQVAADYPDGVLRVRLTAPGGEGTTTERALRTLLEGLGEATPPGASEDELSSVLRAAVAGKRVILLVDDAADPYQVDALLPDTPECLVVLTAEGPLTGIPDVRPCTLGGLEPAAAVEMLARLIGTTRIAADPRAAEDLAEVCGGLPAVLAMVGGWLAARPKAAVSDTAKQLHDMPAGSSGPLGRAFRLVYESLPQPAQRTLRLLPLAPAGIVDSHTASALAGCSVAAAQALLEDFAGLGLLRHAPDGLFRLPGCLAPLLRSLLEAKERPAEVQLARARMLERTVRLLHSCGAMAGPEDAEGVREQLDGLPRALRFADRRAAATWLESRLPALSASAVLAVADGGLDTLARRLVAGLVRALAEHRGTAAAAPELYGLHRLVLDVAERRSLYREQAAALLNIADLDAETGRTREALERYRAALDAGRAANDPYATGRAMESVGGAYQELSDWQRAADWFGRALAQALARGERADEARLYGRLGNAHTHAGRYGDALRAWRAAAAGYRKLGDVPGQAKALSEMARIQEYAGRPEESLHTCREAVELARRAGDLRLQAALQVRLADTLDRLGDPAAARLHRSAADRLLGDDPAACEIRSGND; encoded by the coding sequence ATGTGCCCGCCCCGCCCGCCACGGGTCGTCGCTCTGCGTGAACTACGCTCGCACCCCGAAGGCAGGGAGAGGAGCGGATCCGTGGCGGATTTCGTCGGGCGGCGGCGCGAGCTGAAGGAGCTGCGCGAGGACATCGCGCGCACGGGCCTCGACACCCTCTCCGGCCGCAAGGCCAAGTCCCCCCGGGCCCGGCTCCTGCTCATCGCCGGCCGACCCGGGTCCGGGCGCACCGCCCTCGCCGAGGCCCTCGTCCGGCAGGTCGCCGCCGACTACCCGGACGGCGTGCTGCGCGTCCGGCTGACCGCCCCCGGCGGCGAGGGCACCACCACCGAGCGGGCCCTGCGGACCCTGCTGGAGGGCCTCGGCGAGGCCACCCCGCCGGGCGCCTCCGAGGACGAGCTCAGCTCCGTCCTGCGCGCCGCCGTCGCCGGCAAGCGCGTGATCCTGCTCGTCGACGACGCCGCCGACCCCTACCAGGTCGACGCCCTGCTCCCCGACACCCCCGAGTGCCTGGTCGTGCTGACCGCAGAGGGCCCGCTCACCGGAATCCCGGACGTCCGCCCCTGCACTCTGGGCGGGCTGGAGCCCGCGGCCGCCGTCGAGATGCTCGCCCGCCTCATCGGCACCACCCGCATCGCCGCCGACCCGCGGGCCGCCGAAGACCTCGCCGAGGTGTGCGGGGGACTGCCCGCCGTCCTCGCCATGGTCGGCGGGTGGCTCGCCGCCCGCCCCAAGGCCGCCGTCTCCGACACCGCCAAGCAGCTCCACGACATGCCGGCGGGCAGCTCCGGGCCCCTCGGGCGGGCCTTCCGGCTCGTCTACGAGTCCCTCCCGCAGCCGGCCCAGCGGACCCTCCGGCTGCTGCCGCTCGCGCCCGCCGGGATCGTCGACTCGCACACCGCCTCCGCCCTGGCCGGCTGCTCCGTGGCCGCCGCCCAGGCACTCCTGGAGGACTTCGCCGGCCTCGGCCTGCTCCGGCACGCCCCCGACGGCCTGTTCCGGCTGCCCGGCTGCCTCGCCCCGCTGCTGCGCAGCCTGCTGGAGGCCAAGGAGCGGCCCGCCGAGGTCCAGCTCGCCCGCGCCCGGATGCTGGAGCGCACCGTCCGCCTGCTGCACTCCTGCGGCGCCATGGCCGGCCCGGAGGACGCGGAGGGCGTACGCGAGCAGCTGGACGGGCTGCCGCGAGCCCTGCGCTTCGCCGACCGGCGGGCCGCCGCGACCTGGCTGGAGAGCAGGCTGCCCGCCCTGTCGGCCTCCGCGGTCCTCGCCGTCGCCGACGGGGGCCTGGACACCCTGGCCCGCCGGCTCGTCGCGGGCCTGGTCCGGGCCCTGGCCGAGCACCGGGGCACCGCGGCCGCCGCCCCCGAGCTGTACGGGCTGCACCGGCTGGTCCTCGACGTCGCCGAGCGGCGCAGCCTGTACCGGGAGCAGGCCGCCGCCCTGCTGAACATCGCCGACCTCGACGCCGAGACGGGCCGGACCCGGGAGGCCCTGGAGCGCTACCGGGCCGCGCTGGACGCCGGACGCGCCGCGAACGACCCGTACGCGACGGGCCGCGCGATGGAATCCGTAGGCGGCGCCTACCAGGAGCTCTCCGACTGGCAGCGGGCCGCCGACTGGTTCGGCCGCGCCCTGGCCCAGGCACTGGCCCGCGGGGAGCGGGCGGACGAGGCCCGGCTGTACGGGCGGCTCGGCAACGCGCACACCCATGCAGGCCGGTACGGGGACGCGCTGCGCGCCTGGCGGGCGGCCGCCGCCGGCTACCGGAAGCTGGGCGATGTCCCCGGCCAGGCAAAGGCGTTGAGCGAGATGGCCCGCATCCAGGAGTACGCCGGACGGCCCGAGGAATCGCTGCACACCTGCCGGGAGGCGGTCGAGCTCGCACGCCGTGCCGGGGACCTGCGGCTGCAGGCCGCGCTCCAGGTCAGGCTGGCCGACACCCTCGACCGGCTGGGTGATCCCGCGGCGGCCCGGCTGCACCGCTCGGCGGCCGACAGACTGCTGGGAGATGACCCCGCGGCCTGCGAAATCCGCAGTGGTAACGACTGA